The proteins below come from a single Planctomycetota bacterium genomic window:
- a CDS encoding carboxypeptidase-like regulatory domain-containing protein, translating into MKRWPLIFGFAGLVLGAGFWALRRGAPADRPWPAGSGPAAEPRAELPAPAAGVEKPPAVSWDLAPSASSAAAGTLRIAVHARGAPVAGARIFVTPAGTAEGRGYEAHADGTRTVTGLPPGEYEITARHPRYLPGGARVRVEAGRATEAILELREGGRLYGVVTDTAGNPLAGATVQLLDGTTQLPVVPELRAWTDRAGRYMLEAVPAGEFGARFRHERFRPQDRMGLVWAGPGDAKEVNVALEEGTFLAGRVVDEAGAPVAGALVMAANEGGGMARTDAEGRFALYGLGNAPISGSAAAPGYGTVYWRGVAPNTANLEVRLPRAGSLTGRVEAEPAPAWFAVCLSKYDAELGREVRVQTKSFAGRKEFTLQDVAPGAYAVEVQAEGYEALDRPQVVVERGQAAGVGPIRLRKKP; encoded by the coding sequence ATGAAGCGCTGGCCGCTGATCTTCGGGTTCGCGGGCCTGGTGTTGGGCGCCGGATTCTGGGCGCTGCGTCGAGGGGCGCCAGCGGATCGGCCGTGGCCTGCCGGAAGCGGGCCCGCCGCCGAGCCGCGCGCGGAGCTGCCGGCGCCCGCCGCGGGCGTCGAGAAGCCCCCCGCCGTCTCCTGGGACCTCGCGCCGTCAGCCTCGAGCGCGGCGGCGGGAACCCTCCGCATCGCCGTTCACGCGCGCGGAGCGCCTGTGGCGGGAGCGCGGATTTTCGTGACTCCCGCGGGAACGGCGGAGGGGCGCGGCTACGAGGCGCACGCCGACGGCACGCGCACCGTGACGGGTCTTCCGCCGGGGGAGTACGAGATCACGGCGCGTCACCCCCGTTACCTTCCCGGCGGGGCCCGTGTCCGCGTGGAGGCCGGTCGCGCGACGGAGGCGATCCTGGAGCTCCGCGAGGGGGGGCGGCTGTATGGGGTCGTGACGGACACGGCGGGGAACCCGTTGGCGGGAGCCACGGTGCAGCTTTTGGACGGGACGACGCAGCTTCCGGTGGTGCCCGAGCTTCGGGCGTGGACGGATCGGGCGGGGCGATACATGCTGGAAGCGGTGCCGGCGGGCGAGTTCGGCGCGCGGTTCCGGCACGAGCGGTTCCGGCCGCAGGACCGGATGGGGCTGGTCTGGGCGGGTCCGGGAGACGCCAAAGAAGTCAATGTGGCGCTGGAGGAGGGAACGTTTCTGGCGGGGCGGGTGGTGGATGAGGCGGGCGCGCCGGTGGCGGGGGCGCTGGTGATGGCGGCCAACGAGGGGGGCGGCATGGCGCGCACGGACGCCGAAGGGCGGTTCGCGCTTTACGGTCTGGGAAACGCGCCGATCAGCGGCTCGGCGGCCGCGCCGGGGTACGGGACGGTTTACTGGCGGGGCGTCGCGCCGAACACGGCGAACCTGGAAGTGCGTCTGCCCCGGGCGGGAAGCCTGACCGGGCGCGTGGAAGCGGAGCCGGCGCCCGCGTGGTTCGCGGTGTGTCTTTCGAAGTACGACGCGGAGCTGGGGCGCGAGGTGCGGGTGCAGACGAAGTCCTTCGCGGGGAGGAAAGAGTTCACGCTTCAGGACGTGGCGCCGGGGGCGTACGCGGTGGAAGTGCAGGCGGAAGGGTACGAAGCGCTGGACCGTCCTCAGGTGGTGGTGGAGCGGGGCCAGGCGGCGGGGGTCGGACCGATCCGGCTGCGAAAAAAGCCGTGA